In Styela clava chromosome 10, kaStyClav1.hap1.2, whole genome shotgun sequence, the sequence GTTTGTCAAGTATTTGACCCATTGGGATTTGTCCAGCCATTTATCTTGCCCGCAAAACCTATTCTTCGCGAGTTGTGCGATAAAGGTTATTGCTGGGATGATAACATTTCTGGCCCACCTAGAGAAAGTTGAGAAAATTGGATCGCTTCATTATCAAACCTAAATTATTTGTCTATTCCTCGTTGTTTCAAGCCAGCTGACTTCACACCCACTGAGGTACAGTTGCATTTGTTTCCGACAGGAACCCGTTGCGGTAAATTGTGACATCCCTCAAATGTTTCATAGAATTCGGGTAAATCCACCTGATTGCGATTCCATGCGATTTCTATGGTGGCCCAATGATGATTTATCCCGAGACCCTGTTGAGCTAAAAATGTTGAGTCATATATTTGGTTGTAAGAGTTCTCCATCTGTTGCTACATTTGCGCTACGAAAGGTAGCTGATGATAATTTATCCAATGCTGACTCTGTCACTATTGAAACTGTTAATCGTAATTTTTTCGTGGATGATTGTTTGAAAAGTTTGCCTACTGCTGACCAAACCGTCAGTTTGATATCTCAACTACGTAAGCTATTAGATACATGTGGTTTTCATCTTGCTAAGTTCATAAGCAATGACCAAGCTGTTTTAGATTCTATACCCGATGAAGATAAAGCCCCATCTATGGAAGATTTTGACATTCAAGGTGATTCCTCAAATAAGACACTCGGTGTGCATTGGCGCATTGATGCTGACAAATTCGTAATACGTATAAATGTAGAGCCTCGTCCTCTAACACGGTGAGGTATTTTGTCAATGGTTAGTCAAGTATTTGACTCATTGGGATTTGTCCAGCCATTTATCTTGCCCGCAAAACCTATTCTTCGCGAGTTGTGCGATAAAGGTTATTGCTGGGATGATAACATTTCTGGCCCACCTAGAGAAAGTTGAGAAAATTGGATCGCTTCATTATCAAACCTAAATTATTTGTCTATTCCTCGTTGTTTCAAGCCAGCTGACTTCACACCCACTGAGGTACAGTTGCATTTGTACTGTGACGCTAGCAGAGTTGGTTATGGTTGTTCGAGTTATTTGCGTATGATTGATGCAGCAAATAACATTCATGTTGTTTTTGTGAGAGGCGTTTCCCGTGTCACCCCCAAGCAACCTATTACTATACCACGTCTCGAAGTGGTATCTGCAGTTGCTGCTGCAGAGTTGGCCAGATCTATTGTTAAAGAGTTAGattataaaattgataaagttcTGTACTGGACAGACTCGACTTCAGTGCTTCAGTTTTTGAACAACCGTGCTGAAAGTTTCCAAGTCTAGTCTTTGGTTTGATGGCCCAGAGTTTTTGTGCAAGGATGAGTCCTTTTGGCCCGCTCGCCCTTGTAATGTTCCAATTTCAGGTGTTAATTGTCCAATTGCATCTGAGTTTAGAGGCAACTATTTATCTACTGATTGTGAATATGAATCTCCATTCCCCCCATTTTTCATTAGATATTCCAAGTTTGAAAAACTACAGCGTGCTATGGTTTGGTTGATGCGTTTTCAAGGATACATGAGATGGAAGTATCTTAAATGTGACCGAGTTCCTGCATCTCGATTCATTTCTGTAGAGGAACTGAGAAATGCTAGTTGAACAAAAACAGAAATTGAAGTCTACACTGGCCAAGCCTCTACTAAAGTGTGACCCTTTCATACAAGATGGTAATATGCGTATGAGAGGACGGCTTGAAAAATCTGATTTGCCAGAGCAACAGAAGAATCCAATCATCTTGCCACCTCACCATTATGTAACAAAGCTGATCATCGACATGCATCATAGAAATACAGGTCACTCTGGAACTCTCCATGTTCTTGCGTCAGTTAGAGAAAGATATTGGATATTACGGGGACAATCAGCTGTTGGAAAAGTCATCAGATAATGTATACCATGCAGAGAAAGATCTGCTCGTACAGGCGAGCAGTGGATGGCAGACCTCCCCAGCTGTAGAGTTGTTCCTGGAAAGAAACCGTTCGAATCTACATTTGTAGACTACCTTGGCCCAATCAAGGTCAAGCTTGGTCGAAATGAATACAAGCGTTATGGATGTCTTTTTACTTGCATGGCCACACGTGCCGTACATATTGAAGTTGCAGAGTCACTTGATACATCAGCATTTCTACAAGCGTTTTTCCGATTCACTGACAGACGCTCAAGACCTATCCACGTATATTCGGATAATGGTACAAATTTTATAGGCGGAGAGAAAGAGTTGAGAGAGGGAATTAGAAACTGGAACAAACATGTGATTGACAAGTCATTATCTCAAAAAGAAATTCAATGGCACTTCTCACCTCCATTGGCCAGTCATCAATCAGGTGTCGTGGAGCGATTAGTTCGAGAAGTCAAGAAAACATTACGTGCTATCACTGATGGTCGATCATTTTCAGATTATTCATTGTGGTCCTTCCTAACTAGCGTTGAAAGGATATTAAATGATAGACCACTCACACCACTAAGTGATGATCCTAAAGACTTAAATGTTTTGACACCAAATTCAATTCTAATTGCCAAACTTGATCCATCTCTACCtttagacaaatttatgaaGACTGATGATTATAGAAGAACATGGCGATATTCACAAAGGCTCCTGGATTTATTCTGGGATAGATGGAAGAAAGAATATTTGCCTCTGCTACAAGAAAGACAAAAATGGCACACTACACAAAGAAATCTGGAAGTTGGCGATTTGGTGTTGATGTTTGATGATAGTTCCCCTCGCAGTCATTGGCCGAAGGCGATTGTTGATGAGACATACCCTGACAAGCATGGTATTGTTCGAAGGGTTAAAGTCCGTACTGCAAATTCTACTTATGTACGGGATGTTCGCAAGCTGTGCTTGTTAGAGGCCATATAGTGACACGCACATACACACACATTGTACATAACATGCACCTATTCACAACATACATACCGCAACAGGAATTATGCTTGTACCACATTCCT encodes:
- the LOC144428209 gene encoding uncharacterized protein LOC144428209, translating into MADLPSCRVVPGKKPFESTFVDYLGPIKVKLGRNEYKRYGCLFTCMATRAVHIEVAESLDTSAFLQAFFRFTDRRSRPIHVYSDNGTNFIGGEKELREGIRNWNKHVIDKSLSQKEIQWHFSPPLASHQSGVVERLVREVKKTLRAITDGRSFSDYSLWSFLTSVERILNDRPLTPLSDDPKDLNVLTPNSILIAKLDPSLPLDKFMKTDDYRRTWRYSQRLLDLFWDRWKKEYLPLLQERQKWHTTQRNLEVGDLVLMFDDSSPRSHWPKAIVDETYPDKHGIVRRVKVRTANSTYVRDVRKLCLLEAI